The following are encoded in a window of Myxocyprinus asiaticus isolate MX2 ecotype Aquarium Trade chromosome 17, UBuf_Myxa_2, whole genome shotgun sequence genomic DNA:
- the LOC127455024 gene encoding bis(5'-adenosyl)-triphosphatase enpp4-like isoform X1, with translation MQFRFYLCALIVYSGLTLSMPTRSGTGPESRNNTPPLLLVSFDGFRADYLKKYSLPNLEKFFSDGVLVRELTNVFTTKTFPNHYSLVTGLYAESHGILASMMYDPVAKKHFSVQNGSDPFWWDKATPIWVSVEESGYKAASAMWPGTNVDIQNHTLKYKFEYDSRVTFQERLGNLTKWMTEDKSIKFASLYWEEPDRTGHLYGPDNTTEMARVLKEVDSLVGLLMEQLNKTGLWGKINIIITSDHGMTQCSQERLIKLDDCISPSSYTIVDLTPVGAIIPLADCLTVYKNLSSCHNHMKVYLKDTVPDRLHYKNNERIQPIILVADEGWTIVRNGGLPRLGDHGYDNTLPNMHPFLAAHGPAFRKGYKMSSINSVDLYPLMCHLIGIPPMPNNGSFAHVRCALVNEQCGELALAAGSDGESIGNCPFSQRLFMILWLKGVVFNVTTVDLKRKPADLHNLAPGTPPPFLTFNGEVRTDVNKIEEFLEEMLAPLKYPKLAAKNKESNTAGNDIFAKFSAYIKNTKPEANASLETGLLKALKKLDSFLNSPLPDEIDADSTGEETCSNRKYLDGNELTLADCNLLPKLHVVKVVSKKYRNFEIPSDLSGVWRYLQNAYARDEFTNTCAADREIELAYQDVAKRLGK, from the exons ATGCAGTTTCGCTTTTATCTGTGCGCTCTCATCGTCTATAGTGGGTTAACCCTTTCCATGCCAACCAGAAGTGGAACGGGGCCAGAGTCCCGCAACAATACGCCGCCTTTGCTTCTAGTGTCATTTGATGGTTTTCGGGCAGACTATCTGAAAAAGTACTCATTACCCAATCTTGAAAAGTTCTTCTCCGATGGCGTCCTTGTACGCGAGCTAACCAATGTCTTTACGACGAAAACCTTCCCGAATCATTACAGTCTCGTCACGGGACTGTACGCGGAGAGCCATGGGATACTTGCCAGTATGATGTACGACCCCGTGGCGAAAAAGCATTTCTCTGTTCAAAATGGCAGCGATCCTTTCTGGTGGGACAAAGCCACACCGATTTGGGTCTCTGTAGAGGAGTCAGGTTACAAAGCAGCGTCCGCTATGTGGCCAGGAACAAATGTGGATATTCAAAACCacacattaaaatacaaatttgaatATGACTCAAGGGTGACCTTCCAAGAGAGGCTGGGGAACTTGACGAAGTGGATGACCGAGGACAAATCGATTAAGTTTGCCTCTCTATACTGGGAAGAACCTGACCGGACAGGCCATCTTTATGGCCCTGATAACACAACAGAGATGGCTCGGGTTCTGAAGGAAGTGGACAGTCTTGTAGGTTTACTGATGGAGCAGCTCAACAAAACGGGATTATGGGGGAAAATAAACATTATCATTACTAGTGATCATGGTATGACTCAGTGTTCACAAGAGAGACTCATTAAACTGGACGACTGCATCAGTCCCAGCAGCTATACAATAGTGGACCTCACTCCTGTGGGCGCCATAATTCCACTGGCAG ATTGTTTGACTGTGTACAAAAACCTGTCCAGCTGTCACAATCACATGAAGGTTTACCTGAAGGACACTGTTCCTGATAGGCTGCACTATAAAAACAACGAACGAATTCAGCCAATCATCTTGGTAGCGGATGAAGGCTGGACAATCGTCAGAAATGGTGGACTCCCACGAT TGGGTGATCATGGCTATGACAATACCCTTCCAAACATGCACCCTTTCCTGGCCGCCCACGGGCCTGCCTTCCGCAAAGGCTATAAGATGTCGAGCATCAACAGTGTGGATCTGTATCCTCTCATGTGCCACCTCATCGGCATTCCTCCGATGCCAAACAACGGCAGCTTCGCTCACGTGCGCTGTGCGTTAGTTAACGAGCAGTGTGGCGAACTGGCGCTAGCG GCAGGCAGTGATGGAGAGAGTATCGGAAATTGTCCTTTCTCTCAAAGGCTGTTTATGATTCTGTGGCTGAAGGGAGTCGTATTCAACGTCACCACTGTTGATCTGAAAAG aaaaccagcTGATCTTCATAATCTTGCCCCAGGAACACCCCCACCTTTCCTAACCTTCAATGGAGAAGTGCGGACAGATGTCAACAAAATCGAAGAATTCTTGGAAGAGATGCTAGCGCCTCTAAA GTATCCAAAATTGGCAGCAAAGAACAAGGAGTCGAATACAGCAGGAAATGACATCTTTGCGAAATTCTCGGCCTACATCAAAAACACAAAGCCAGAAGCCAACGCAA GTCTGGAGACGGGGCTACTGAAGGCTCTGAAGAAACTAGACAGCTTCCTGAACTCCCCTCTGCCGGACGAGATTGATGCAGATAGTACAGGGGAGGAGACATGCTCCAACCGCAAGTACTTGGACGGCAATGAATTAACGCTTGCAGACTGCAACCTACTCCCTAAACTACATG